The segment GGAAAAGTGTCAGGCATTTCTATCAAAAATGGAGCCACCACAGCTCCTGACCATGTTGCGAGTCCGTACCAGATTCCACGAGGTCCTGCTAACACCTAATGGCAAGATAACCGTTTTGGTAGTGCAAAATCCAAAGGATACACATCTTAAGGTAGAGGATCTAAATCGTCATTCCtccaatttttaaataattgctCCTACATATATCTACGTTGTTAGTCATCCAACTTCTTACACGTAAAACATTCTTCTCACTTTGTACACAGCCCAAACACAACAAACTGTTCATTTATGTGACTACctgaatataaattcaatcaaataagTAATAAATAGTCCTCAGAGCTTCAGcttaaaaacaaaatttaTTCCAAAAACAGATGACATTTTCTGACCAACAGAAAGTAAATATATTCTTGTACTCGTATTTATAAAACACTTCATTTTCATACTCTTCAGTATGTACAACATAAACGTTAAGTTCTTCTAGAACTAATGTAAAATATTGAATTTGGTTGTCTGTTGTTTATTTAAATGGATTAATCCTTCAATGGGAAACAGTGCCCGAATCAGTGCAGATTTAGCTTGGACAACGTCAAGTCATTCTCGTCAATAGGGGACACCGTTAGTTTCATTTTCTGCTCCTTGgccattttggataacatTACAATGTCCGAGTTTATGTAGGCACCCCGCAAAAGTGCCACCGACGATTTTTCGGAAGTCTCAAGCTCCTTCACAAGTTCTTCAACACTGGGATTACATTTGGTTTCATCCTTTACTTCTTTAAACTTCTGGCCTGACAACGCACGAGTCCAAATGTCCTGAGATGCCTCTTAgtattttttgattttcttgtCCAGGTCAGTAATCTTAGCACTGATCTCATTGTTATCGGGCTGCTTGGCTTGAGCCTGCATAAAAATACACCGAGCATCCTTATATTCGCCTAAGGCGGACAGGGCGCAACCTTCCTGGTAGAGGGCCTTACAGGGCCTTAGAGGGCTTATTTTCAGTGAGACGCCGCAAGGCTTTCATCGTAATGCACACGCGTTTGGGATTATGCAATTTATTGTAGCAGATCATCAAGTTTTGCTggaaaagttaaaaaaaaacacaagtGGGGATGAGCCACGACGCTACAAGTTGCATAGTTACATTGAGAGTGATCAACAGAGCGATTTGCTTGCGCTCATCCTCATCATTGGCTAGACGGCAATAGTTTAGAGAGCTTACGGCCCGCTCGAAGGCAGTGACGGCGTTGCGGTAGCGAAAGCGCTTCACACAGTCCTTGCCATGCATGTGCATGTCTAATGCCTTGGGGTAAACTATTGCAAACTTGTCCCGATCCACAGCGGCCATTGACGCGAAGGCATCTGAGTCCCCGATCAATGTGAAGTGAAGAACTTCGATTTTGAAAAGTCAATCTGAACGTGGTTTAATGCGCGGCGGGCAGCCCATCTCGTGAAATAGCAACTTATAGGACATAATAAATTCGGCTTTTTCATATGGGCGCATGGTAAGTACAGCAGCCTGGAGGCCTTCTAGCACATCGCAACCTGCACCGGTCTCAAAATAGAATTTAGTTCGGCGAATCAATGAGGAATCAAAAGGAGAACTCTCGCCTTCCCAATAACCACTATAGCGCACAGCGACACGTGCCTTGTCTGGCACCAGACCTCGGCCCTGGTGCCCCTCACGTGTGATGCGCTTAAAAATGTTCTCATTGAGCGGCTCCATCAATTTTTTGAGTTCCTCGAACGATTGGGTCGATGGAGAAGCGAGCTCTTCTTCATCAACATCTGGAGCGTTATCACAATCTTCCATTTCGTCGACATTAAAGTCATCATCGCCAGCCCCAAATGGCGACTGTTCTACCTCAAATTGTGAGCCAGAGCCAACGAGTTTTCTAGAAGAGTAAGAGGCAGCGTCTAGGCAGCACATGATTGTGCAAATGTATCAAATTTCGATGCTTACCTGTTACGAACCTTTGTTTTTCTTTGGGGCAAGGCCGGCTAGCCAGTCATCCCAGGGCTGGATACTTCCCAAGCCCTCAGGTCGCACAACAACCAACTGATTGGACATCTCGAACAaaatgaaacaacaaaaataaccgccaaaaaaaaactgaaaaaaacGGACTCAACTCTACAAACAACATTACAGTCTTCCCTCAACACAGACTTGGACCAGGTCGAGGTGTCGATGTTTTACCCCCCGACGCACCCACCCTACCTGAGATCTGAATCACACGTTCCGGATCTCCCTGCCATTTGCAAAAGCCTTACCCTCtcgttgctgtggctcctcttccCCCCATACGAAACGCTTAACAATTCATTTCTTCGTTATAATCTTCACTTCATTTCCTAGTTTCACACGATATCATTTCTAAACTAGGCCTGCCTATTCATCCCCCCCTCATCTTAGTACTACTGGCGGTTAATAAATAATTAGATTAATAggaataaataatataataaatataaataaataggttacatatatataataaatatggACGGACTTAAATTACATATACTTATAACTAGAGACgtctaacaaaaataattaatgggagtaaataagttgatgtgcttttttttttcttctcccTAAGTGGGCGAGGGTCCCGCACTACGTGGCCAGGTCTGATCCTTCGAGACCAGCAGGAACAACAGGCCAGGGTGGCGGAGCTGTGACCTATTCCCTAcggccaacaaaaaaataaatttgggGTTTCTTTACTCCCCCTTTGGAGCGGACTCACTCTTATGCTTCCTGGTCCTGGTTCCTGGTCTTTCCCTGATCTGGATCCCCTGGAATCACATTTATTTATCTTTTATTCATTTTTTTGCAGGGTGATGGCCACTACTCCATCCTCATCCcactcactttttctttcagaacaaaaaaaatcgCTAAGTCACTAGGTCCGGCGCGCATGCTCCTCCGTTGCGGGAACTTTTTTTTCTGAACCCCCTCTTGGCTGTTCTGTTTAATGCTCCCGGCTGCCGATCCCCATCGCTCTCTGTTCTATCGCCCTTGAactaggttcaagggcatggcCTGATTCGGGCTGCTGTCGgctctcttttcttttgggtGTGGGTGAGTTGGCTTCGGGACTCCGTTATGGGATGAGATCGGAAATCCTCTCACAACGGCTCCGGAGAGCGCGCGGAACTCTAACTCTCCAGGACCAGGTGGCCACtttccccttaaattttggccCTGCCACCCTGTTCAAAAAAATACCTTCCTCTCAGCGCTTCTAGGGTCTCGCCTATCGATATCTTCGCATGCAACACCTAGCGAAAATTCGAGCGACCATGGCCGCGGAGAATTATTCGCAAACATCGAAGAGCTTCACCAAAAATGCTGGCATTCTCGGACATTACAGTGCCTAGGAGGATCTTGCAGCGCCCAACGTAGGCTTACACCCACGTATCTGATAATCCTTAAGTGAGTGTTTTTAACTCTGAAGTCCCCAGTCTGCAATTTTCGCTACAATTTTAGGTCTTTGGCGTGAAAAATCCCCACCGGCTTCCCCGACAGATCCTCCAGCTCGTAGGCGTTATTCCCTACTGGACGTACGACTCTGCATTTTAGAAATTTCCGGGCGAACTTGGCGTTGTAGCTTTTGCCAAAGTCGCTGAGGGTGAAGTTGCGCCTGTAGACTTCTTGGCCAGGTCTGGCGAAAAAGACTCGGGCCCGTTTGTTATAACGCTGGCTGCTCCGCTCATACGCTTGGTGTAGGCTGCGTTTAATTTGCTCGCGAATGAGGTGTCGCTTATCCGCGGGATCTAATGCGTGCACTTCGTGTTCCGTCAAAGACTGCAGCTTCCTCGCCAGCTTATAGCAGTTCCCATTCAGGAACATCTGCTGTCCAAATACAGCGAAGAACGGCGTAACGCCTGTGGCTTCGTGCACGGAGTCACGGATTGACACTTCGATCTCCGGTAGGTAGATGTCCCAGTCCCTGTGATCCTTCTCCAGATACGTCCTTATTGCAGCGAGTATCGTCCGATTTACTCTCTCGGCTGCATTGCTTTGCGGCGAGTATACTGCTGTGCGCATGTGTCGGATCCCGAAGCCGCTGACCATGTCCATGAAAGTCTTCGACAGGAACTGCTTTCCGTTGTCGGAGTGGATCACCGCTGGCACCCCGAATTTGTAAAAGACCTCTTGCACCAGGAATTGAATGACGTTCGCCGCGGTCGCCTCTCTCATCGCCTTCAAGAAGGTGAATTTCGAAAAGTGGTCTACGACGACGAAAATCCAAGCCTGTCCCCTTTTCGACCTGGGATACTTTCCAAGGAAGTCTATGTAGAGCTTTTGGAATGGCCTCTCCGTGGTTACTTCCTGACCGATCCCGACTTTGCTCCGGTAATTGGGTGCTTTGGATTCCTTGCATTCGGTGCAGCTTCGGACGTATTCCCGCACTTGTGCCGTCATCGCCGGCCAGTAGTAGTGCCTTTTTAATCTATGCAAGGTCTTCTTCATTCCACCGTGTCCAGCTGTGTGGTCTTCGTGGGCCTTTGCGTTGAGGGTTTTCGTCAATGCCGCGGGAATCCATAATTTCCACATGGAACCTTCCCCTTGGTCGTCGATTTGCGCGAAGGCCATTCGCTTGAATACTAGGTCCCCGTCTATTCGCAGGTCAGGCAATACTTCTTTGTTCCTGCAGATTTCTTCTTTCAGCTCCTGGTATTCCGTTGACTTGAATTCCGTCGTCTGGAATCCGAGGATTTCCGTTGGGTCTAGAACCACCTCCTCGATGCAGCGTGATAGTGTATCCGCCACTATATTTTCGACTCCCTTGCGGTGTTCGATCTCAAAGTCGAACCTCTGCAGCCGCAATGACCATCTCGCTAGACGCCCATTCAGGTCCTTGAGTGACATTAGCCACTTGAGGCTGGCGTGATCAGTAATTACCGTGAACGGCATCAATTCCACATATGGCCTGAATCTCTCTATCGCCAATACCGCAGCTAAACATTCTTTCTCCGTTACAGAATAATTTATTTGGTGTTTGTTCAGCTTGGAAGAAAAGAATGCCACTGGACGCTCTGCTTTGTCGTCATCCAGCTGGAAAAGCACTGCTCCCACTCCAAAATTTGAGGCGTCGCACTGGATGTAAAAATGGCGTTTGAAGTCGGCATGGACTAATACAGGAGCCGTGGTGAGGGCCTTTTTCAGGGATTCTATGGCCGCCCTCGCTTCCGTTGGCAAGGAAAACTTCCCGCGCGCATGCTTCTTCAGAGCATCTGTTAACGGTACAGCGACGGTTGCGAAGTCCTTGATGAAGCGCCTATACCATCCTGCGGTTCCTATGAAGCTCCGTAGCTCCTTCACTGAACTTGGGTTCGGGATCTTTTGTATAGCCACAACCCTATCGGGATCCATTTGCAGCGTGCCACCTCCGATGATAAACCCTAGGTATTTTAGCGACTTAAAGCAGAATTTGGATTTTTTTAAGCCTATCGTCAAATTCGCTCTTTTCAGGCACTGGGCCACCAATCGCAGATACCGCAGATGCGTCTGGAAGTCCGGGGCTATCACCAAAAGATCGTCCAAATAAACGAAAACGTTTGATCGGAGCTGAGTTGGAATTACCTTATCCATCACTCTGCATAACCTCTGGGCAGCGTTACACAGACCGAAGGGCATCATCACGAATTGATACAGCGGACGGCCTGCGACGGTAAATGCGGTGCACTTCCGGCTTTCTGGGTCCAGTTTAATCTGCCAGAATGCGAATTTGAGGTCGACGCTAGAAATGTAGTATGTCTGGTCAATCCTGGATAGTATACCCTCGATACTAGGAAGAGGGTAAGCATCTTTTACGGTGAGTTGGTTCAGTTTCCGCGCGTCCAAACAGAATCtatttttgtttggctttcGCACCACCGTCGTCCGGTTGCTCCATGGACTATCGCTAACTTCGATCACTCCTAGCTCCAGCATTTTATCCACCTCGGTCCAGATCACCTCCTGCATCGCTGGGGATTGAGGGTAATGCCGATCTTTAAATGGTTCTGCGCCCTCGATCAACTGGATCCGATGCTGCTCTACCGTCGTTGTTCCCAATCCGGCATCCTCATAGGTCAGAAACTCCTTCTTTACCTTCTCCAGCTCTTCGGTTTCCGTGTCTTCCAGGGCCCAAGCTTCCACTTCCACGTCCTCCGGGCGATGTTCGGCGTACTGGCTGATTTGTGACATTTGGATCTCGCCTACTTGGACCTCGCTGGATCTACTGGACTCTTCTCCGAGGACTGTGGGAGCCAGCGCGAAGGATCTCCAGAAATCTATGCCCAAGTACATGGCTTGCTCTAGGTACGGGCATACGTAAAACAAGATCTCTTTGTTCATTCCGTTATATCTTACGCAGAGTTTGGTTTTGCCGATTATGGACCTGTCTTCTCCAGAGGCTGTCTTGATGATCGAGACATAATTGTCCATTTCCACCTCAAGGTCGGCAAGGAGTTCACGGCTGCCCTTTCCTAAGACACTAACGGATGCCCCAGTATCTAGGAGGCCAGCAATCCGATGTCCTCTTATCTGCACTTCGGCAAACACTCTGGGATCGCGTCCTGCTCCTCGTCTGACTGCCTCGGCCACCTCTTTGCGAGTCTGTCGCCTTTCCTTAAATCTGGAACGGGCCTTTTGGAGTCTACGACTGACACCGCGCATCCCCTCCAGCTGCCTGTCATCAAAGATTTGGTTTCGAATTTGTATGTATCTCCTCATCCTTTCTTCGGCCGGTACAAACTTCaaactatttttatttaatttattcgGGCTATTATTCTTAAATTCTATATTAATTAGTGGACCATCGTTCATTTCTTCGCGGGCTTCTGTCCCGAGCGCTGATCTCCCGCTTTCATCATGCCCGCTCGTGCGTTTCCCGAGCAATTGGGACACGTTGGAGTAAACATTTCTGGTTTCCCGCAGCGGTAACAAAATATTTTGCGTTCCTTCGCCACGCAGTCTCGGAATCCGTGGTCGAACTGGCCGCAATTCCAGCAACACAGCCTGGGTTTGTTCGCCAGGTGAGTTTCTTCCACCATCCTTGCTTCGTCTTCATCCAGAAACTCCGTTTCCGGCTCTAGCTCCTCCACTCGCTTCCCGGCTGATTGGAATTTCGGCACAGGACGGAACGTCGACTTCTGCTCGCGTCCGCGAAAGTGGTACTCCACTTCCAGGCACTCTTCCCTCAGCTGCTCCACGTTCCGGACTCGGATCGCGTAAACGTAGCGGGCGATCTCATCATCGAGCCCCTTCTTCAAGACTCGCACCATTTCGGACTCAACCAAAGGTGTGGTGAGTCTAGCCGCCAGTCTGCGCATCGCTCTAAAATATTCTTCCACAGATTCGCCAGATTGTTGCCTTCGCTCATGCAAGGTGCGTAGCCGCTCGAACTCGCCACCCACTGCTCGGAACCGGGACACCAACTCGTCCTTCAAATCCTCCCATCCTTCCGGAGGCCGTTCTCGGACAAATTGCCAATACCACTCCGCCGCTTGTCCTTTGACGAGATGGTGAAAGTTGTCAAGGACCTCGTCCCACGACCGTCGGTTCTGCCTACGGAGGAACTCGACCCTGAACACGAAGTCCTGCACCGTCATCTTATTTGGATCTCCATCTCCGTCGAAGTGGATTTCCCATTTGTCGACGCGCCCCCATCTCGCTCCTCTCCAATCATCTCTCCTTTCATATGGTGGCAGATCTGTTGGACCTCCGCCGTCTCCTGATGTCTCCCGTCTCTGCCTTCCAGCACCTGGATCCAGGTCCGCATCGGCTATTCCTCGGCGCCAGTTCTGGCTCAACCTCGCCGGCTTCCTTGGAGGCGACTGTGAATTCCATGCGTCATCGTCCTTGGGTCTTTTGGGCATGGTCCCTGTGTTCGGCTTCTGCCTGAGGTGAGCTAGAGGCTGCTGATCGCCATTATTATTATCGTTGTTTTCACCCTGGTCTCTTTCCAATCTCAGATCTTGGATCAATTCCACGTTCTGGCGAAGAGGCGCCATCACCTCTGTTATGGCCCCCATCAGCTCCATAAAGCCGCGACGGATCTCCTCCTGCAACGTCCTACTCAGAGTATCTGCCATGCTGCCTCTCCACGTCTCCTGTGCTTGCGCTATGGCGACATTTACTCCTGAGAGAATCTCGGAGGGCAGTGCGTTCGATTGGCCTGGCAAATTCCAGCTGTCGTCTTCACGCCCCTCAGCGCCCTGTGTGTCCCCGCCTTGCATCTGTCCTTGGAGGTTACCTGGTGGAGGAGTCCTGCGAGTCATTTTCTGCTTAGACCGCAAGTTGTACGCGCTCATCAACCTAGCCCTGTATTTCCCTACCTCGAACTATCCTACTTATCTTTTTATTCAATACAATTAATTATCTACTCTTCTTTCAGAACAATCGCATAAACACTACCTATAACGCCAACTCACTGATCTTCAGCACAAAAACGTTTAATACGGCAAAAACACTAATAAGGGGGAAAGGAACCACAACTACTACTAGGGCCAACTCTGCACATGGTGTTCTACGTCTTTTCCTGTCCAACGTCTAAAATTTGGCGAGCGCTGTTGACTGATCTTATCTTCCTTGAAAGATTAAGAGTCAAGGGCGCTCACTTCCCTACAGTCGCTGTTTCCGCCTACTTCCCTACTGAATGTTCGTTGCGGGATGTTGTAGCTGCTCCGAGTGCAACGCGTGGCCGACATCTGTCCCCACGGGCCACTCAGAACAAAAAATCTCCTTGAGAATCTACTCTCCCGACTCCATCCAGCGGTAAGCAGGGGAAGCGAAAAACAGAAATCTTTCTGACCATTCATAACTTCGggtatttctttttcttcagGTTCTCCTTTTGCACACCAGGCACCGGGCCGGTTGCTAACTGGCTTTTGGATTCTCCTCTGCCAGTGCCAAACCAAATCCCCTCTTGAGATTGCCTGCTTCCCGTTGTCAGATAAGTGCCGAAACatcaaacataaaaaaaaactatttaCTTTGTGGATTTTTTTCTTGCATCCTCAGGTCCCTCCGCGCCGTGCTTCTGTGAGCCAACTCGTCGAGTCCCTCACAGGCCACCGGAACACCGATGGACCCCAGATTGCAGAATACCACTCGAGATCTATCTTCTCTGCTGGATATTTATAATTTCTTCGACGTCCGTATGACTCGCATCCGTACTCTCCCTCTTTGATGGTCGAGCCAGGACTGCGAGTCCACTTCCCTGTCTCAGATTGGGCGCCATTATTGTTACGAACCTTTGTTTTTCTTTGGGGCAAGGCCGGCTAGCCAGTCATCCCAGGGCTGGATACTTCCCAAGCCCTCAGGTCGCACAACAACCAACTGATTGGACATCTCGAACAaaatgaaacaacaaaaataaccgacaaaaaaaaactgaaaaaaacggactctactcgacaaacaacATTACAGTCTTCCCTCAACACAGACTTGGACCAGGTCGAGGTGTCGATGTTTTACCCCCCGACGCACCCACCCTACCTGAGATCTGAATCACACGTTCCGGATCTCCCTGCCATTGGCAAAAGCCTTACCCTCtcgttgctgtggctcctcttccCCCCATACGAAACGCTTAACAATTCATTTCTTCGTTATAATCTTCACTTCATTTCCTAGTTTCACACGATATCATTTCTAAACTAGGCCTGCCTATTCATCCCCCCTCATCTTAGTACTACTGGCGGTTAATAAATAATTAGATTAATAggaataaataatataataaatataaataaataggttacatatatataataaatatggACGGACTTAAATTACATATACTTATAACTAGAGACgtctaacaaaaataattaatgggagtaaataagttgatgtgctttttttttttcttctcccTAAGTGGGCGAGGGTCCCGCACTACGTGGCCAGGTCTGATCCTTCGAGACCAGCAGGAACAACAGGCCAGGGTGGCGGAGCTGTGACCTATTCGCTAcggccaacaaaaaaataaatttaggGTTTCTTTACTCCCCCTTTGGAGCGGACTCACTCTTATGCTTCCTGGTCCTGGTTCCTGGTCTTTCCCTGATCTGGATCCCCTGGAATCACATTTATTTATCTTTTATTCATTTTTTTGCAGGGTGATGGCCACTACTCCATCCTCATCCcactcactttttctttcagaacaaaaaaaatcgCTAAGTCACTAGGTCCGGCGCGCATGCTCCTCCGTTGCGGGAACTTTTTTTTCTGAACCCCCTCTTGGCTGTTCTGTTTAATGCTCCCGGCTGCCGATCCCCATCGCTCTCTGTTCTATCGCCCTTGAactaggttcaagggcatggcCTGATTCGGGCTGCTGTCGgctctcttttcttttgggtGTGGGTGAGTTGGCTTCGGGACTCCGTTATGGGATGAGATCGGAAATCCTCTCACAACGGCTCCGGAGAGCGCGCGGAACTCTAACTCTCCAGGACCAGGTGGCCACTCTTCGCTAACCtttccccttaaattttggccCTGCCACCCTGTTCAAAAAAATACCTTCCTCTCAGCGCTTCTAGGGTCTCGCCTATCGATATCTTCGCATGCAACATACCCAAGTTGCAGTGGTTCCTTGAGCATTTGAGTGCAATATGAAAAATTATCTTCCATT is part of the Drosophila miranda strain MSH22 chromosome Y unlocalized genomic scaffold, D.miranda_PacBio2.1 Contig_Y1_pilon, whole genome shotgun sequence genome and harbors:
- the LOC117190269 gene encoding dynein light chain roadblock-type 1-like isoform X5 is translated as MQAAETEPKRTKSYIDEVYRLLEEKPGVEEILIMNRSGVPIKTSMERQDALQHACLYENLREKCQAFLSKMEPPQLLTMLRVRTRFHEVLLTPNGKITVLVVQNPKDTHLKVEDLNRHSSNF
- the LOC117190296 gene encoding inactive peptidyl-prolyl cis-trans isomerase shutdown-like; the encoded protein is MAAVDRDKFAIVYPKALDMHMHGKDCVKRFRYRNAVTAFERAVSSLNYCRLANDEDERKQIALLITLNQNLMICYNKLHNPKRVCITMKALRRLTENKPSKAL